The Afipia massiliensis genome has a segment encoding these proteins:
- a CDS encoding ABC-F family ATP-binding cassette domain-containing protein, protein MIRLDNISKQNGHQILFIEASAALQRGEKVGLVGPNGAGKTTLFRMITGRELPDEGQVAVDRGVTIGYFSQDVGEMSGRSAVSEVMDGAGPVSAVATELKELEAAMADPDRADEMDSIIERYGEVQHRFEELDGYALEGRAREVLSGLSFSQEMMDGDVGALSGGWKMRVALARILLMRPDAMLLDEPSNHLDLESLIWLEEFLKGYEGVLLMTSHDRAFMNRTVTKVVEIDGGGLTSYSGNYEFYEQQRALSEKQQQAQFERQQAMLAKEIKFIERFKARASHAAQVQSRVKKLDKIERVEPPKRRQTVAFDFLPAPRSGEDVVSLKNVHKGYGSRSIYEGLDFQIRRRERWCVMGINGAGKSTLLKLVTGSTEPDDGTVAVGGSVKLGYFAQHAMDLLDGERTVFEELEYSFPQAGQGSLRALAGCFGFSGDDVEKRCRVLSGGEKARLVMAKMLFDPPNFLVLDEPTNHLDMATKEMLITALSQYEGTMLFVSHDRHFLAALSNRVLELTPEGIHQYGGGYTEYVARTGHEAPGLRS, encoded by the coding sequence ATGATTCGTCTCGACAATATCAGCAAGCAGAATGGCCACCAGATTCTCTTTATTGAGGCTTCCGCAGCACTCCAGAGGGGAGAGAAGGTCGGATTGGTGGGGCCTAACGGAGCAGGCAAGACGACGCTGTTCCGGATGATCACAGGCCGTGAGTTGCCCGATGAGGGCCAGGTCGCCGTCGACCGCGGGGTGACCATCGGCTACTTCAGCCAGGATGTCGGCGAGATGTCTGGCCGCAGCGCCGTGTCCGAGGTGATGGACGGGGCCGGCCCTGTGAGCGCTGTCGCCACCGAGTTGAAGGAACTGGAAGCCGCCATGGCGGATCCGGACCGGGCAGACGAGATGGACAGCATCATCGAGCGCTACGGCGAGGTGCAGCACCGGTTCGAGGAACTGGACGGCTATGCGCTCGAGGGCCGGGCGCGCGAAGTTCTCTCAGGCCTCAGTTTCAGCCAGGAGATGATGGACGGCGACGTAGGCGCATTGTCCGGCGGCTGGAAGATGCGCGTGGCGCTGGCCCGCATTCTCTTGATGCGCCCCGATGCGATGCTGCTCGACGAACCGAGCAACCATCTGGATCTGGAGAGCCTCATCTGGCTGGAGGAATTCTTGAAAGGCTATGAAGGCGTGCTGCTGATGACGTCGCACGACCGCGCGTTCATGAACCGCACCGTGACCAAGGTGGTGGAGATCGACGGCGGCGGGCTGACATCGTACTCGGGAAACTACGAGTTCTACGAACAGCAGCGTGCGCTGAGCGAAAAGCAGCAGCAGGCGCAGTTCGAGCGCCAGCAGGCGATGCTTGCCAAGGAAATCAAGTTCATCGAGCGGTTCAAGGCGCGTGCGTCCCACGCCGCCCAGGTCCAGAGCCGCGTGAAGAAGCTGGACAAGATCGAGCGGGTCGAGCCGCCCAAGCGGCGCCAGACGGTTGCGTTCGACTTCCTGCCGGCGCCGCGATCGGGCGAGGATGTCGTCAGCCTGAAGAACGTCCACAAGGGCTATGGCAGCCGGAGCATCTACGAGGGGCTGGATTTCCAGATCCGCCGCAGGGAGCGCTGGTGCGTGATGGGAATTAATGGCGCTGGAAAATCCACGCTGTTGAAGCTTGTGACTGGCTCGACCGAGCCGGATGACGGAACGGTGGCTGTGGGAGGTAGCGTGAAGCTGGGCTACTTCGCCCAGCACGCGATGGATTTGCTCGACGGCGAACGCACCGTGTTTGAAGAGCTGGAGTATTCGTTTCCGCAGGCGGGGCAGGGTTCGCTACGCGCGCTGGCCGGCTGCTTTGGATTCTCGGGCGACGATGTCGAGAAGAGATGCCGTGTGCTTTCCGGCGGCGAGAAGGCGCGGCTTGTCATGGCGAAGATGCTGTTTGACCCGCCGAACTTCCTGGTGCTGGACGAACCCACCAACCATCTCGACATGGCGACGAAAGAAATGCTCATCACGGCGCTGTCGCAGTACGAAGGCACCATGTTGTTCGTCTCGCATGACCGGCACTTCCTTGCCGCGTTGTCGAACCGGGTGCTGGAACTAACGCCCGAGGGCATTCACCAGTATGGCGGCGGGTATACCGAGTATGTCGCACGCACCGGCCACGAGGCTCCCGGCCTGCGTAGCTGA
- a CDS encoding cytochrome c oxidase subunit II: MAVALIFLLVAVASVAFHLWSPWWWTPIASNWSYIDDTITMTFWITGAVFFAIVAFMAYCVYRFHHKEGRKAAYEPENKKLEWWLTIGTAVGVGAMLAPGLVVWHQFVTVPADATEIEVMGQQWRWSYRLPGKDGRMGTSDASNVSAENPLGLNPKDSAGQDDIVIENGDLHLPIGKPVKVLLRSIDVLHNFYVPEFRAKMDMVPGSVTYFWFTPTRTGTFEVLCAELCGLAHSQMRGKVIVQEEKDYRAWLEQQQTFAELSGPRNIMKATYTTGSE, from the coding sequence ATGGCTGTAGCGCTCATATTTCTTTTGGTCGCGGTCGCCTCGGTGGCGTTCCACCTCTGGAGTCCATGGTGGTGGACGCCGATTGCCTCGAACTGGAGTTACATCGACGACACCATCACCATGACCTTCTGGATCACGGGTGCCGTCTTTTTCGCCATCGTCGCCTTCATGGCCTATTGCGTTTACCGCTTTCATCACAAGGAAGGCAGGAAGGCAGCCTACGAGCCGGAAAACAAAAAGCTCGAATGGTGGCTCACAATCGGAACCGCGGTTGGCGTCGGAGCGATGTTGGCGCCCGGTCTTGTCGTCTGGCATCAGTTCGTGACAGTCCCTGCGGATGCGACCGAGATCGAGGTCATGGGTCAGCAGTGGCGCTGGAGCTACCGGCTCCCAGGTAAGGACGGTCGGATGGGGACGTCCGACGCCAGCAACGTCAGCGCTGAAAATCCTTTGGGTTTGAATCCCAAGGATTCCGCCGGACAGGACGACATCGTGATCGAGAACGGCGACCTCCACCTGCCAATCGGCAAGCCGGTCAAGGTGCTGCTGCGATCGATCGATGTCCTGCACAATTTCTATGTGCCGGAGTTCCGCGCCAAAATGGATATGGTGCCTGGTTCGGTCACTTACTTCTGGTTCACTCCCACGCGGACGGGAACGTTCGAGGTTCTCTGCGCGGAGCTTTGCGGCCTCGCGCACTCGCAGATGCGGGGAAAGGTCATCGTTCAGGAAGAGAAAGATTATCGGGCGTGGCTGGAGCAGCAGCAGACGTTCGCGGAACTGTCCGGTCCGCGCAACATTATGAAGGCGACTTACACGACAGGCAGTGAATAA
- a CDS encoding DUF2189 domain-containing protein: protein MATPYSDNIPQVVSDLVATPVVRNIGFSDLREALRLGWEDFKAIPSHAIILCIIYPVLGLVIARTVLGYSVLPLLFPLAAGFALIGPFAALGLYELSRRRERGEEPSAWHAFGVLRSPSFGAMLGLGVILLILFVVWVATADSIYVAIFGNTPAASIPDFASRIFTTSEGLKLMIVGCSVGFLFAVIALCISVVAFPLMLDRHANTTDAIRTSLQVVMKNPIAMATWGLIVAALLVIGSIPLFLGLAVVLPVLGHATWHLYRKVLEPDPHPWQEPPHPPKGRRYAADFPASLLPWGRDKP, encoded by the coding sequence ATGGCCACACCGTATTCCGACAACATTCCGCAGGTTGTATCTGATCTTGTCGCCACCCCTGTTGTTCGCAACATCGGCTTCTCCGATTTACGTGAAGCGTTGCGGCTGGGCTGGGAGGACTTCAAAGCGATTCCAAGCCACGCAATCATCCTGTGCATCATCTATCCCGTACTGGGTCTTGTAATCGCCAGAACGGTGTTGGGCTATTCGGTATTGCCACTCCTGTTTCCGCTGGCGGCCGGCTTCGCATTGATTGGCCCCTTTGCGGCTCTGGGCCTTTATGAACTCAGCCGCCGCCGCGAACGCGGTGAAGAACCCTCTGCATGGCATGCGTTCGGTGTGCTGAGATCGCCTTCGTTCGGAGCCATGCTCGGACTAGGTGTGATCCTGCTCATCCTGTTTGTGGTCTGGGTCGCCACCGCGGACTCCATTTACGTTGCCATCTTTGGCAACACCCCAGCCGCAAGCATTCCCGATTTCGCCTCACGCATTTTTACGACCAGTGAGGGACTGAAGCTGATGATCGTGGGATGCAGCGTCGGCTTTCTGTTCGCCGTTATCGCCTTGTGTATCAGCGTCGTGGCGTTTCCACTGATGCTCGACCGGCACGCGAATACGACCGATGCAATCCGAACCTCGCTACAGGTTGTCATGAAGAACCCGATTGCCATGGCAACGTGGGGACTGATTGTTGCCGCGCTGTTGGTGATCGGATCGATTCCGTTGTTCCTCGGTCTCGCCGTCGTCCTGCCCGTACTCGGTCATGCCACATGGCATCTTTATAGGAAGGTGCTCGAGCCAGACCCACATCCTTGGCAGGAACCTCCGCACCCGCCCAAGGGACGGCGCTATGCGGCGGACTTTCCTGCGTCGCTCCTCCCGTGGGGGCGAGACAAGCCGTAG
- the ctaD gene encoding cytochrome c oxidase subunit I: MVDVPSDVIARIPPAEVGEVDLYHPHSWWTKYVFSQDAKVIAIQYSLTAMAIGMVALVLSWLMRLQLGFPGTFSFIDPSQYLQFITMHGMIMVIYLLTAVFLGGFGNYLIPLMVGARDMVFPYANMLSYWIYLLAVVVLVATFFVPGGPTGAGWTLYPPQAVLSGTPGQEAGIIMMLLSLILFIVGFTMGGLNYVVTVLQARTRGMTLMRMPLTVWGIFTATVMALLAFPALFVASVMMLLDRLLGTSFFMPTLVEMGQQMKYGGGSPLLFQHLFWFFGHPEVYIVALPAFGIVSDLISTHARKNIFGYRMMVWAIVGIGALSFVVWAHHMYVSGMNPKFGFFFATTTLIIAIPTAIKVYNWVLTLWRGDIHLTVPMLFALGFIVTFVNGGLTGLFLGNVVVDVPLSDTMFVVAHFHMVMGVAPIMVVFGAIYHWYPKVTGRMLNDWMGKFHFWVTFLGAYAIFFPMHYLGLLGVPRRYHDIGDTAFVPASAHDLNAFMSVAALIVGFAQLVFVFNMFWSLRKGKEAGGNPWNATTLEWQTPETPPTHGNWGKELPVVYRWAYDYSVPGAARDFVPQNEPPSALTGQGAHP, translated from the coding sequence ATGGTTGATGTCCCGTCTGACGTCATTGCACGCATTCCGCCGGCTGAGGTGGGAGAGGTCGATCTTTATCATCCGCACAGCTGGTGGACGAAGTACGTCTTCTCTCAGGATGCCAAAGTCATCGCCATACAGTATTCGCTCACCGCGATGGCGATCGGGATGGTCGCGCTGGTGCTCTCGTGGCTGATGCGGCTGCAACTCGGATTCCCCGGCACGTTCTCGTTTATCGACCCAAGCCAGTATCTCCAGTTCATCACCATGCACGGCATGATCATGGTGATCTACCTGCTCACCGCGGTGTTCCTGGGCGGCTTCGGAAACTACCTCATCCCGCTGATGGTGGGCGCGCGCGACATGGTGTTCCCGTACGCGAACATGCTGAGCTACTGGATCTATCTGCTTGCCGTGGTGGTGCTGGTTGCGACTTTCTTCGTTCCCGGTGGTCCGACCGGCGCCGGATGGACGTTGTACCCGCCGCAGGCAGTTCTCTCCGGCACGCCGGGGCAGGAAGCGGGCATCATCATGATGTTGTTGTCGCTGATCCTGTTCATTGTCGGATTCACCATGGGCGGCTTGAATTATGTGGTGACCGTGCTGCAGGCCCGCACGCGCGGAATGACGCTGATGCGCATGCCGCTGACGGTGTGGGGCATTTTCACGGCGACAGTCATGGCGCTGCTCGCTTTTCCAGCGTTGTTCGTCGCGTCCGTGATGATGCTTCTGGACCGGCTCCTCGGCACCAGCTTCTTCATGCCCACACTTGTGGAGATGGGCCAGCAGATGAAATACGGCGGCGGCAGTCCGCTGTTGTTTCAGCACCTGTTCTGGTTCTTCGGTCACCCCGAGGTCTATATCGTTGCGCTGCCGGCGTTCGGCATTGTGTCTGACCTGATCAGCACGCATGCGAGAAAGAACATCTTCGGTTATCGCATGATGGTCTGGGCCATCGTCGGAATCGGCGCGCTGAGCTTCGTGGTGTGGGCGCACCATATGTATGTCAGCGGCATGAATCCGAAATTCGGGTTCTTCTTCGCAACGACCACGTTGATCATCGCTATCCCGACAGCCATCAAGGTCTATAACTGGGTTCTGACCCTGTGGCGCGGCGACATCCATCTGACGGTGCCGATGTTGTTCGCGCTCGGCTTCATCGTCACGTTCGTCAACGGCGGGCTGACCGGTCTGTTCCTCGGCAATGTGGTCGTGGACGTGCCGCTATCCGACACAATGTTCGTCGTCGCGCATTTCCACATGGTGATGGGCGTGGCGCCGATCATGGTCGTGTTTGGCGCGATCTATCATTGGTATCCGAAAGTCACCGGACGGATGCTCAACGATTGGATGGGCAAGTTCCATTTCTGGGTCACGTTCCTCGGAGCTTATGCAATTTTCTTCCCCATGCACTATCTCGGCCTGCTGGGTGTACCGCGCCGCTATCACGATATTGGCGATACGGCTTTCGTCCCTGCATCCGCGCACGACCTGAACGCGTTCATGAGCGTGGCGGCCTTGATCGTCGGCTTCGCCCAGCTGGTGTTCGTGTTCAATATGTTCTGGAGCCTGCGCAAAGGGAAAGAGGCGGGCGGGAATCCGTGGAACGCCACCACGCTGGAGTGGCAAACACCGGAAACTCCGCCGACGCATGGCAATTGGGGCAAGGAGCTCCCCGTCGTGTATCGCTGGGCTTACGATTACAGCGTCCCCGGGGCTGCGCGGGATTTCGTGCCGCAGAATGAGCCGCCGTCCGCATTAACAGGGCAGGGAGCTCACCCATGA
- a CDS encoding TetR/AcrR family transcriptional regulator yields MPSSQKQPQKQPMKQRILETADRLFHLQGIRAVGVDTIAAEIGISKRTLYNHFPSKDQLVAAYLKGRFSTIPPSDRPPAEQILRAFERLERGFASKDVRGCPFVNAVTEVGATDPQVRKISKAFKESRRQWFSDQVTKLGVENPELLATQLAVLVDGAIAQNLVLRDRSVARAAQDVARLLLVNAGVKLPDV; encoded by the coding sequence ATGCCGTCATCTCAGAAACAGCCCCAGAAACAACCGATGAAGCAGCGGATTCTCGAAACCGCCGATCGGTTGTTTCATCTACAGGGGATTCGGGCAGTCGGGGTGGATACCATCGCAGCTGAAATCGGCATCAGCAAACGTACCCTCTATAACCATTTTCCGTCCAAGGATCAGCTTGTCGCCGCCTATCTCAAGGGCCGGTTCTCGACGATCCCGCCGTCGGACCGACCGCCTGCCGAACAAATCCTGCGTGCGTTCGAGAGGCTTGAGCGCGGATTTGCCAGCAAGGACGTGCGCGGCTGTCCCTTTGTCAACGCCGTGACCGAGGTCGGCGCGACCGACCCGCAGGTGAGGAAGATCTCCAAGGCTTTCAAGGAAAGCCGACGTCAGTGGTTCAGCGATCAGGTCACCAAACTCGGGGTGGAGAACCCCGAGCTTCTGGCGACGCAACTGGCTGTCCTTGTCGATGGTGCGATTGCGCAGAACCTCGTCCTGCGTGATCGCTCGGTTGCCAGGGCGGCGCAGGATGTGGCTCGGCTTTTGCTGGTGAATGCGGGCGTCAAGTTGCCCGACGTATAG
- a CDS encoding cytochrome c oxidase subunit 3 translates to MTAIILFMAGLAAIAGWWLSQQRLAAKPWLEEGAIGDFPGGGASLLPPAKIGLGVFLAVVGSLFALFISAYSMRMELTDWRSLPMPKLLWFNTGVLIVSSAALQWAQVAVRRDDSDNVLIGLLAGGVSSVVFVIGQLLAWQQLNAAGYLLAANPANAFFYLITAVHGLHVLGGLAVLGRTTAKAWRGVEVSRLRLSVELCTMYWHFLLLVWLILLALLTGWADDFAAICRQLLT, encoded by the coding sequence ATGACCGCGATCATCCTGTTCATGGCTGGGCTGGCGGCCATTGCGGGATGGTGGCTCTCGCAGCAGCGGCTCGCGGCGAAACCCTGGCTGGAGGAAGGGGCAATCGGCGATTTTCCTGGTGGAGGCGCTTCGTTGCTACCGCCGGCAAAAATTGGGCTGGGTGTGTTTCTTGCGGTCGTCGGCTCGCTGTTCGCGCTCTTCATCAGTGCGTACTCCATGCGCATGGAATTGACTGACTGGCGCTCGCTGCCCATGCCCAAGCTGTTGTGGTTCAACACCGGCGTTCTGATCGTGAGCAGCGCGGCGCTGCAATGGGCGCAGGTCGCCGTACGCCGGGATGACAGCGACAATGTGCTGATTGGTCTGCTTGCGGGAGGTGTTTCCTCTGTAGTGTTTGTGATTGGTCAGCTTCTGGCGTGGCAGCAACTCAACGCCGCCGGCTACCTTCTGGCGGCAAATCCGGCCAATGCATTCTTCTATCTCATCACTGCAGTTCATGGGCTGCATGTACTCGGCGGCCTCGCGGTGCTGGGCAGAACCACCGCGAAGGCATGGCGCGGTGTGGAAGTTTCGCGGCTGCGTCTGAGCGTGGAACTGTGCACCATGTACTGGCACTTCCTGCTTCTGGTTTGGCTGATCCTGCTTGCGCTGCTGACGGGCTGGGCGGACGATTTTGCCGCCATCTGCCGCCAGTTGCTGACCTAG
- a CDS encoding MFS transporter has protein sequence MNALQALRPAFPILLGASLMLTLSMGIRQSLGIFMQPLTQDVGISISEFTLAIAIQNLAWGFTQPIAGAYAARFGFRPIMLIGAGLYIAGLILMVIAQGFLSIMIGAGILIGTSLSCIASSVSMAVAARAVAAPSRSLVLGIVSAAGSLGALIAAPLGQALNQEYGWRFGVAGFVILSLALIPATWFAGKVDKVPLPAATSTDMDNISAKTAAGRAFGNASFIVMTGAYFVCGMQLVFLTTHLPTYLAICGMDPMLSAQTLGVIGGFNVLGSLFFGWAGGRWNKLALLGGIYFSRSLILAWYFMQTPTTTTTLIFAALMGFLWLGVGPLVAGAIVEMFGLKWQAMISGLAFMSHQLGSFLGALGGGLIYDSLGSYTLAWQVGVAIGLTAGIIQIAFALIRPSEPPLALRTT, from the coding sequence ATGAACGCGCTGCAAGCACTTCGTCCCGCTTTCCCCATCCTGCTCGGCGCATCGTTGATGCTCACCCTGAGCATGGGCATCAGGCAGAGTCTGGGCATTTTCATGCAGCCGCTGACACAGGATGTCGGCATCTCGATCTCCGAGTTCACACTGGCAATCGCAATCCAGAACCTGGCGTGGGGCTTCACGCAGCCGATTGCGGGTGCCTATGCAGCACGCTTCGGATTTCGGCCCATCATGCTGATCGGCGCGGGACTTTACATTGCCGGCCTCATCCTCATGGTGATCGCTCAGGGTTTTCTCAGCATCATGATCGGCGCCGGCATTCTGATCGGCACATCGCTGTCCTGTATCGCTTCGTCGGTGAGCATGGCGGTGGCGGCACGTGCCGTTGCAGCACCATCGCGCAGTCTGGTCCTCGGCATCGTATCGGCCGCGGGATCGCTGGGTGCACTGATCGCGGCGCCGCTTGGTCAGGCACTGAATCAGGAATATGGCTGGCGCTTTGGCGTTGCCGGTTTCGTGATCCTGTCGCTGGCGCTAATCCCCGCAACATGGTTTGCCGGAAAAGTGGACAAGGTCCCGCTTCCCGCGGCAACCTCAACTGATATGGATAATATCTCCGCGAAAACCGCGGCCGGCCGCGCATTCGGAAACGCCTCCTTCATCGTGATGACGGGGGCGTATTTCGTCTGCGGAATGCAACTGGTCTTTCTCACGACGCATCTTCCAACCTATCTCGCAATCTGCGGCATGGACCCGATGTTGAGCGCCCAGACACTTGGCGTGATCGGCGGCTTCAATGTGCTCGGCAGCCTGTTCTTCGGCTGGGCAGGCGGCAGATGGAATAAGCTCGCGCTGCTCGGCGGAATCTATTTTTCGCGGTCTCTCATTCTGGCGTGGTACTTCATGCAGACGCCAACGACCACGACGACACTGATCTTCGCGGCCTTGATGGGCTTTCTGTGGCTCGGCGTCGGCCCGCTGGTTGCTGGCGCAATTGTCGAGATGTTCGGACTGAAGTGGCAGGCGATGATCAGCGGCCTTGCCTTCATGAGCCACCAACTCGGCAGCTTCCTCGGCGCGCTTGGCGGCGGCCTGATTTACGACTCGCTCGGCTCCTACACACTGGCGTGGCAGGTCGGCGTCGCCATAGGTCTGACGGCTGGCATCATCCAGATTGCGTTTGCGCTGATACGCCCGTCCGAGCCGCCGCTAGCTTTGCGAACGACATAA
- a CDS encoding heme-copper oxidase subunit III family protein produces MAETALTNAGQQTRARPAGLRGIVADWSSDQRAFKDVSWGKAMMWIFLLSDTFIFGCFLLSYMTARMSTTVPWPNPSEVFALEIAGQHLPLILIAIMTFVLISSSGTMAMAVNYGYRRDRRKTAILMLVTAVFGAMFVGMQAFEWTKLITEGARPWENPWGAAQFGASFFMITGFHGTHVTIGVIFLIIIARKVWRGDFDTERRGFFTSRKGQYEIVEITGLYWHFVDLVWVFIFAFFYLW; encoded by the coding sequence ATGGCTGAAACTGCGCTGACAAACGCCGGACAACAAACCCGAGCGCGGCCTGCAGGGTTGCGAGGCATCGTCGCCGACTGGTCTTCGGATCAGCGCGCGTTCAAGGATGTCTCGTGGGGCAAGGCCATGATGTGGATCTTTCTTCTCAGCGACACCTTTATTTTCGGCTGCTTCCTGCTGTCGTACATGACGGCGCGCATGTCGACGACGGTGCCTTGGCCGAACCCAAGTGAAGTGTTCGCCCTCGAGATTGCGGGACAGCATCTTCCGCTCATTCTGATCGCGATCATGACCTTTGTGCTAATCAGCAGCAGCGGAACCATGGCGATGGCGGTCAACTACGGCTATCGCCGGGATCGTCGCAAAACTGCGATACTGATGCTGGTGACCGCTGTGTTTGGTGCGATGTTCGTCGGCATGCAAGCTTTCGAGTGGACCAAGCTGATCACGGAAGGGGCCCGGCCGTGGGAAAACCCGTGGGGCGCGGCCCAATTCGGCGCGAGCTTCTTCATGATCACGGGTTTCCACGGCACCCACGTGACCATCGGCGTGATTTTCCTGATCATCATCGCGCGAAAGGTTTGGCGGGGGGACTTCGACACCGAGCGGCGCGGCTTTTTCACGAGCCGAAAAGGACAATACGAGATCGTCGAAATCACAGGGCTTTACTGGCATTTCGTGGATCTGGTGTGGGTGTTTATCTTTGCCTTCTTCTATCTTTGGTGA